A part of Microbulbifer sp. MI-G genomic DNA contains:
- the nagZ gene encoding beta-N-acetylhexosaminidase — protein sequence MSAPLGPIMVDIEGLELSSEDCELLQHPLVGGVIFFARNYHNRAQLQELIAAIRALRPELLLAVDQEGGRVQRFRDEFTRLPSLQSLSARASQKQLRDVGWLLAAELLAVGVDFSFAPVLDADDAYSRVIGDRSFCADPKRLTAFVRPFIQGMREAGMAATGKHFPGHGHVLEDSHMELPEDGRTLDQVMESDALPFIDCIGTSELDAVMPAHIHFVNVDDRPVGFSRYWLQDILRGRLGFDGVIISDDLSMKGAAIIGGYGERIRAALEAGCDMGVVCNNREGAREALAALQGFVPQPESRVRLSAMRGRPSITAWAELETNARWHRTRDWLSTWHH from the coding sequence ATGTCCGCACCGCTGGGACCGATTATGGTCGATATCGAGGGACTTGAACTTTCCAGTGAGGATTGTGAATTGCTGCAGCATCCACTCGTGGGAGGGGTGATTTTTTTCGCGCGTAACTACCACAACCGGGCCCAATTGCAGGAGTTGATCGCGGCGATCCGTGCGTTGCGCCCGGAGTTGTTGTTGGCTGTCGATCAGGAAGGGGGCAGGGTCCAGCGTTTTCGCGATGAATTTACCCGTCTGCCATCCCTGCAGTCCCTGTCCGCAAGAGCCTCACAAAAGCAATTGCGGGATGTGGGTTGGCTGTTGGCAGCGGAATTGCTGGCAGTGGGAGTGGATTTCAGTTTTGCGCCGGTTTTGGATGCAGATGATGCCTACAGTCGGGTTATTGGTGACCGCAGTTTTTGCGCAGATCCGAAACGCCTGACGGCATTTGTACGCCCATTTATTCAGGGTATGCGGGAGGCGGGCATGGCGGCTACCGGCAAGCATTTTCCCGGCCACGGCCACGTGCTTGAAGACAGCCATATGGAATTGCCCGAGGATGGGCGCACCCTGGATCAGGTGATGGAGTCCGATGCCTTGCCATTTATTGATTGTATCGGTACCTCGGAGCTGGACGCAGTGATGCCGGCTCATATTCACTTCGTGAATGTCGATGACCGGCCTGTGGGCTTTTCCCGCTACTGGCTACAGGATATCCTGCGGGGACGCCTTGGCTTTGACGGGGTTATCATTAGCGATGACCTTTCCATGAAAGGTGCCGCTATCATTGGCGGCTATGGGGAGAGAATTCGGGCTGCCCTGGAGGCCGGCTGCGATATGGGGGTAGTGTGCAACAATCGTGAGGGGGCCCGGGAAGCCCTCGCCGCCCTGCAGGGGTTTGTGCCACAACCAGAATCCCGTGTGCGCCTGAGCGCCATGCGCGGCAGGCCCTCTATCACTGCCTGGGCTGAACTGGAAACGAATGCCCGTTGGCACAGAACGCGCGACTGGCTTTCAACCTGGCACCATTGA
- a CDS encoding mechanosensitive ion channel family protein, whose product MESVEHLLLTWFGENRAWIVIVFLFVLIAAVVAWMYGRFVLRFAARAEKTENPWDDALVRALSPPGQVLAWLLGLTLAAQYAGRATGAEIFSVAEPVREIGLILVLAWFAWRFSHSIECNLSNPRYIGKPMDATTVRAIGKLVRASIAVTAGIVIMQFLGYSVSGLLAFGGIGGLAVGFAAKDLLANFFGGLMIYLDRPFAVGDWIRSPDKEIEGTVEDIGWRLTRIRTFDLRPVYVPNSIFTQIAVENPSRMLNRRIFETIGIRYEDAHLMAPIVSDVKAMLQRHPEIDVNRTLIVNFNSFAASSLDFFVYTFTRTTDWIRFHEIKQEILLSILKIVESHGASCAFPTSTVHIADIPSLTQEAVCDSSPQVQ is encoded by the coding sequence GTGGAATCTGTAGAGCACTTACTTCTGACCTGGTTTGGTGAGAATCGCGCCTGGATCGTGATCGTCTTCCTGTTCGTGCTGATTGCGGCAGTAGTTGCCTGGATGTATGGCCGTTTCGTCCTGCGGTTCGCAGCTCGGGCTGAAAAGACAGAAAATCCCTGGGATGATGCCCTGGTGCGGGCACTGTCGCCCCCGGGGCAGGTTTTGGCGTGGCTACTGGGACTGACGCTTGCGGCGCAGTATGCCGGACGGGCAACCGGTGCGGAAATCTTCTCTGTGGCAGAACCGGTGCGTGAGATAGGGCTGATCCTGGTTCTGGCCTGGTTTGCCTGGCGCTTCTCCCACAGTATCGAGTGCAACCTGAGCAATCCCCGCTATATCGGCAAGCCGATGGATGCAACCACGGTACGCGCGATCGGCAAGCTTGTCAGGGCCTCTATAGCCGTTACCGCTGGCATTGTGATTATGCAGTTTCTGGGCTACAGCGTGAGTGGCCTGCTGGCGTTTGGTGGGATCGGTGGACTGGCAGTCGGTTTCGCGGCCAAGGACCTGCTGGCGAATTTTTTTGGTGGCCTGATGATCTATCTGGACCGCCCCTTTGCGGTGGGGGACTGGATTCGATCGCCAGATAAGGAGATTGAGGGCACAGTTGAGGATATTGGTTGGCGCCTTACCCGGATACGCACATTCGATCTGCGCCCGGTCTATGTGCCCAATAGCATTTTCACTCAGATCGCAGTAGAAAACCCTTCTCGTATGCTAAACCGAAGGATTTTCGAAACTATTGGAATCCGTTATGAAGACGCGCACTTGATGGCGCCGATTGTTTCAGATGTAAAGGCAATGCTACAGCGACACCCTGAAATAGATGTCAATCGAACACTTATCGTTAACTTCAACAGCTTTGCCGCCTCATCGTTGGATTTCTTTGTATATACGTTTACGCGAACGACGGACTGGATCCGTTTTCACGAGATTAAGCAGGAGATTTTGTTATCAATCTTGAAGATTGTCGAGAGCCACGGCGCTTCCTGTGCATTTCCTACCTCTACCGTGCATATTGCCGATATTCCTTCATTAACGCAGGAAGCGGTGTGTGACAGCTCGCCGCAGGTACAATAA
- a CDS encoding cold-shock protein gives MSDRVTGTVKWFNNARGYGFITCGEGTEDIFVHYRSIRGEGYKTLNEGQAVEFEMQQGDKGLLAEDVVPCE, from the coding sequence ATGAGTGATCGCGTTACAGGTACTGTGAAGTGGTTTAATAACGCAAGGGGTTATGGCTTCATCACCTGTGGAGAAGGAACTGAAGATATTTTTGTTCACTACCGCAGCATCCGCGGTGAGGGTTATAAGACCCTTAATGAGGGGCAGGCGGTTGAGTTCGAAATGCAACAAGGTGACAAAGGACTGCTGGCGGAAGATGTTGTTCCCTGTGAGTGA
- a CDS encoding bifunctional 2-methylcitrate dehydratase/aconitate hydratase, whose protein sequence is MHPAVEQNTRPDYDPVIQDIADYVLNYPIDSDAAWDAARYCLMDALGCALLALRFPECTKLLGPVVEGTWVPGGARVPGTRLQLDPVKAAWDIGCTIRWLDFNDTWLAAEWCHPSDNLGAILAVGDFLSREQLVQGGPQMSMQTVLEAMVKAYEIQGVLAMANSFNRVGLDHVVLVRVASAAVTAWMKGGSRAEIMSAVSLAWVDGSALRTYRHAPNTGSRKSWAAGDAASRGLWLAQMALRGEMGVPTALSAKQWGFYDVCFSKTNADQKVKVEGDRQFLFSRGYGSYVIENILFKVSFPAEFHSQTACEAAIVLHPQVAERLSEVDRIVVTTQESAIRIISKRGPLTNTADRDHCLQYVVAVSLLLGNLQAEYYEDDFHRAHPEIDVLRDKMSVIEDGGYSRDYLDPDKRSIANAVQVFFRDGSSTKKVEVAYPIGHRRRRQEGIPLLEHKFRQNLASRFPSGQVEKVLALCQDQQRLCSLPVHRFMDLLVI, encoded by the coding sequence ATGCACCCCGCTGTCGAGCAGAATACCCGGCCCGATTATGATCCTGTGATCCAGGATATCGCTGACTATGTGCTGAATTACCCGATAGATTCCGATGCAGCCTGGGATGCAGCGCGCTATTGCCTGATGGATGCCCTTGGCTGCGCACTGCTGGCGTTGCGTTTTCCTGAATGTACAAAGTTGCTGGGTCCTGTGGTGGAAGGAACCTGGGTACCTGGTGGCGCGCGAGTGCCGGGCACCCGGTTGCAACTGGATCCAGTGAAAGCGGCCTGGGATATCGGCTGTACAATACGCTGGCTGGATTTCAACGATACCTGGTTGGCCGCGGAATGGTGTCATCCCTCCGATAACCTGGGCGCCATACTCGCGGTGGGCGACTTTCTGTCGCGGGAGCAGTTGGTGCAGGGCGGCCCCCAGATGTCGATGCAAACAGTGCTTGAGGCCATGGTCAAAGCCTACGAGATTCAGGGTGTGCTGGCGATGGCAAACAGCTTTAACCGTGTTGGCCTTGACCATGTAGTCTTGGTGCGGGTAGCTTCAGCGGCGGTCACGGCCTGGATGAAAGGTGGCAGCCGGGCGGAAATAATGTCGGCAGTATCCCTGGCCTGGGTAGATGGCAGCGCCCTGCGTACCTACCGGCACGCCCCCAATACCGGTTCACGCAAGTCCTGGGCAGCGGGAGACGCTGCATCCAGGGGGCTTTGGCTTGCGCAGATGGCACTGCGTGGGGAAATGGGCGTTCCCACCGCACTCAGTGCAAAACAGTGGGGTTTTTACGATGTCTGTTTTAGCAAAACCAATGCGGATCAGAAAGTGAAGGTGGAGGGAGACAGGCAGTTTCTATTTTCCCGCGGCTATGGGTCTTATGTGATAGAGAACATTCTGTTTAAGGTTTCCTTTCCGGCCGAGTTTCACAGCCAGACTGCCTGTGAAGCAGCCATTGTCCTGCACCCACAGGTGGCTGAAAGGCTTTCGGAGGTTGACAGGATTGTGGTGACAACGCAGGAGTCAGCGATTCGTATTATCTCCAAACGTGGCCCATTGACGAATACGGCGGATAGGGACCACTGTCTCCAGTATGTGGTTGCGGTGTCGCTGTTATTGGGCAATCTGCAGGCTGAATACTACGAAGATGATTTCCATAGGGCGCATCCGGAAATTGATGTGCTGCGCGACAAAATGTCGGTGATTGAAGACGGAGGCTACTCAAGGGATTACCTGGACCCGGACAAACGCTCTATTGCCAATGCAGTGCAGGTTTTTTTTCGGGATGGCAGCTCAACAAAAAAGGTCGAGGTGGCATATCCCATTGGACACCGCCGTCGCCGGCAGGAGGGAATTCCCTTGCTGGAGCATAAGTTCCGCCAGAACCTGGCCTCGCGCTTTCCTTCGGGCCAAGTGGAGAAGGTTCTGGCGTTATGCCAGGATCAGCAACGCCTTTGCAGTCTGCCGGTACATCGCTTTATGGATTTGTTGGTGATTTAG
- a CDS encoding porin, with protein sequence MNKTALSLAIVTLIPTVVIAQDEGEIVGFYGKANVTLQSFDEGDGSATDVQSNASRLGVKGEIALTESIKGIYRMEYEVDMDGDAEDTFSQRNIYAGLEGGFGQVIAGKFDTPLKVAQKKVDLFNDLEGDIKSLITKSDNREADSFQYTTPSFAGFKASAAYFSHKDAVIGYEVIGLDEAGDEILREITRENGVSVSIAYDNNGVYLAYAVDQDVEENDRDVQRFVAQYNIGPLQVGALFEDQEKADGSRQEGWMGSVAYKIEPWTLKAQYGQSDIVKEDGKTYSLGVDYKFSSAAKVFGFYTDESAEAGYDRNYAGIGAEYKF encoded by the coding sequence ATGAACAAGACCGCGCTCTCTCTGGCCATCGTTACCCTGATCCCCACTGTGGTCATTGCTCAGGACGAAGGCGAAATAGTGGGTTTTTACGGCAAAGCCAATGTCACTCTGCAATCCTTCGACGAGGGAGATGGCTCTGCCACCGACGTCCAGAGCAATGCCTCCCGCCTGGGCGTGAAGGGCGAAATCGCTTTGACGGAGAGTATCAAGGGTATCTACCGTATGGAATACGAAGTGGATATGGACGGCGATGCCGAAGATACCTTTTCCCAACGCAATATCTACGCTGGCCTGGAGGGCGGTTTCGGCCAGGTTATCGCCGGCAAGTTTGACACCCCCCTAAAAGTTGCCCAAAAGAAAGTGGATCTGTTCAACGACCTGGAGGGCGACATCAAGAGTCTGATTACCAAGAGCGACAACCGCGAAGCAGACAGCTTTCAGTACACAACTCCGTCTTTCGCTGGCTTTAAAGCTTCTGCCGCTTACTTCAGCCACAAAGACGCAGTCATTGGCTATGAGGTAATCGGCCTGGATGAAGCCGGGGATGAAATACTCAGGGAAATCACACGGGAAAACGGTGTTTCCGTCTCGATTGCTTACGACAACAACGGTGTTTACCTGGCCTACGCCGTTGACCAGGATGTTGAAGAGAATGACCGTGACGTTCAGCGCTTCGTCGCCCAATACAATATTGGCCCCCTGCAGGTTGGTGCCCTTTTCGAAGACCAGGAGAAGGCTGACGGTAGCCGCCAGGAAGGTTGGATGGGCTCTGTTGCCTACAAGATCGAGCCGTGGACCCTGAAAGCCCAATACGGCCAGTCCGACATTGTCAAAGAGGATGGTAAAACCTATAGCCTTGGGGTCGACTACAAGTTCAGCAGCGCGGCCAAGGTTTTTGGTTTCTACACTGACGAAAGTGCAGAGGCTGGCTACGACCGCAACTACGCAGGCATCGGCGCCGAGTACAAATTCTAG
- a CDS encoding DNA internalization-related competence protein ComEC/Rec2, with amino-acid sequence MPYLWRVSGEKQLWGPTLLLWLFSLSIIGLGCLPELPETGLLLGAYVALALVLLIWPRYRPALILLAASLAGAGWGLWSNQKALQQRLPIERHGSDHLLRVQIVSLPEIRSSTGDQWGGSVAGSVRFQAVVLGTPADTGRSPVAAGSLLYLTWYRVDADTLPRLRGDSRWLLPVRLMRPRGSVNPHSFDFEQWLLQRGIYATGYVRPGDATPLWLGRGTGIASLRGVLRDRLHALPVGRTALISALLLGDRSGLVQADRDLLKRTGTAHLLAISGLHVGMVAGFLLLFGHGIARGVGILTGTTPAVLPVVLALAGTLIYTLLAGAPLSAQRALVMTWVLLLGWHWRRRIGAGIAFALALALVLALQPLAFYAVGFWLSFSAVAALLLGFRGRLALGPVPVSTAQVSEAEAYPAMQPLWLTHILQLLRSQWLVALGLILPSAVFFSGFSAGGMLFNLVAIPWLGVLILPVLMLGALLMETALGLLCFRFAGWQLDLLIRCLETVDRLLPSWQTLAAPHDPVLLAVAALGVLVLLLPRGWPGRKLGWLFLLPLLQPLLPLSMPERQGFHFTALDVGQGLALVFYSSQAHVVYDAGPLSSTGWNAGSAIVVPHLAAARATTLDALIVSHGDRDHAGGVQGVLKTFLPERLFAPGRLVFKLAGNSSVPTEPCVAGRSVSIGDITIDWLWPQGEALSGTENDHSCVALVQWREVRLLLTGDISSAVESHLQQRYPDFPPVDLLVAPHHGSRTSSSTSLLVWSKPKRVVFSAGFRHHFGHPHAEVVERYRTMGTQIFNTAQSGAVAFTWREGIGQPQVNLARSAARFWYAGHSDGTGHGRGLSRRE; translated from the coding sequence ATGCCTTATTTGTGGAGGGTATCAGGTGAGAAACAACTCTGGGGTCCCACCCTGCTGCTCTGGTTATTTTCACTGTCCATCATAGGCCTTGGTTGCCTTCCTGAACTGCCTGAAACAGGGCTGCTGCTGGGCGCCTATGTGGCATTGGCCCTGGTACTGCTGATATGGCCTCGCTACAGACCCGCACTGATACTGCTGGCAGCTTCCCTTGCCGGTGCCGGCTGGGGCTTGTGGAGCAACCAGAAAGCGCTGCAACAACGCCTGCCCATTGAGAGACATGGCTCCGACCATCTGCTTCGAGTCCAAATCGTATCCCTGCCGGAAATCCGCTCCAGTACCGGCGATCAATGGGGCGGGTCGGTGGCAGGCAGTGTGCGTTTTCAGGCGGTGGTTTTGGGGACCCCTGCGGACACAGGGCGAAGCCCGGTTGCAGCGGGTAGCCTCTTGTATCTCACCTGGTATCGTGTCGACGCCGACACTCTGCCCCGACTGCGCGGCGACAGCCGCTGGTTGTTGCCGGTGCGCCTGATGCGCCCGCGGGGCAGTGTGAACCCTCACAGTTTTGATTTTGAGCAATGGCTTCTGCAACGGGGGATATATGCAACGGGCTATGTGCGCCCTGGAGATGCGACCCCGCTGTGGTTGGGGCGGGGTACGGGAATCGCGTCGCTGCGTGGTGTGCTGCGCGACAGGCTGCACGCACTGCCGGTGGGGCGGACAGCACTGATCAGTGCGCTGTTGCTGGGCGATCGCAGCGGTCTTGTTCAGGCGGATCGAGATCTGCTGAAGCGGACCGGTACTGCGCATCTGCTAGCGATTTCCGGGCTGCATGTGGGAATGGTCGCGGGATTTCTATTGCTTTTCGGTCATGGTATTGCCCGGGGCGTCGGTATTTTGACAGGCACCACCCCCGCTGTCCTGCCTGTGGTATTGGCTCTGGCGGGCACCCTGATCTATACCCTGTTAGCCGGTGCGCCCCTCTCAGCGCAGAGGGCGTTGGTGATGACCTGGGTCTTGCTGCTGGGTTGGCATTGGCGGCGTCGTATTGGTGCCGGCATTGCCTTTGCCCTGGCACTTGCCCTGGTGCTAGCCCTGCAGCCGCTGGCTTTTTACGCAGTGGGATTCTGGTTGTCGTTCAGTGCAGTCGCAGCCCTGCTGTTGGGTTTCAGGGGGCGCTTGGCACTGGGACCTGTGCCGGTATCGACTGCCCAGGTGTCGGAAGCGGAGGCCTATCCCGCAATGCAACCCCTTTGGCTCACCCATATTCTGCAGCTGCTGCGCAGCCAGTGGCTGGTAGCTCTGGGATTGATTCTGCCTTCGGCAGTCTTTTTCTCCGGTTTCAGTGCCGGCGGTATGTTGTTTAACCTGGTAGCGATTCCCTGGTTGGGTGTGCTTATCCTGCCTGTGCTGATGTTGGGCGCTCTGTTGATGGAGACGGCCTTGGGGCTTCTCTGTTTCAGGTTTGCCGGCTGGCAACTGGATCTTTTGATAAGGTGCCTGGAGACAGTGGATCGCCTGCTGCCCAGTTGGCAGACCCTGGCGGCGCCGCACGACCCGGTACTGCTGGCGGTTGCCGCGCTGGGTGTACTGGTGCTGTTGCTACCACGGGGTTGGCCGGGGCGCAAGCTGGGCTGGCTGTTTCTGCTGCCTCTGCTCCAGCCACTGCTGCCTTTGTCGATGCCGGAGCGCCAGGGGTTTCACTTCACCGCCCTGGATGTCGGTCAGGGGCTGGCCCTGGTGTTTTACTCTTCACAAGCCCATGTCGTCTATGACGCGGGTCCCCTGTCTTCAACCGGTTGGAACGCCGGTAGCGCCATAGTCGTCCCTCACCTTGCGGCGGCGCGGGCTACCACCCTGGATGCGCTGATTGTCAGCCATGGGGACAGGGATCACGCCGGTGGTGTACAGGGGGTGCTGAAGACTTTCCTGCCGGAGAGGCTGTTTGCTCCGGGGCGATTGGTATTCAAGCTGGCGGGTAATTCCAGTGTGCCAACGGAACCCTGTGTGGCCGGCAGAAGCGTCAGTATCGGCGATATCACTATTGATTGGCTCTGGCCTCAGGGAGAGGCGCTGAGCGGTACAGAAAATGACCACAGTTGTGTCGCCCTGGTACAGTGGCGCGAGGTTCGATTGTTGCTGACAGGGGATATCAGCAGTGCGGTGGAAAGCCACTTACAGCAGAGGTACCCCGACTTCCCGCCAGTGGATCTACTAGTGGCACCACACCATGGGTCCAGAACTTCGTCATCGACAAGTCTGCTGGTTTGGTCGAAGCCGAAGAGGGTTGTTTTTAGCGCAGGTTTCCGCCATCACTTTGGCCATCCCCATGCCGAAGTGGTCGAGCGTTACCGCACAATGGGCACGCAAATCTTCAATACCGCGCAAAGTGGCGCGGTGGCATTTACTTGGCGGGAAGGCATAGGCCAGCCCCAGGTGAACCTGGCCCGCTCCGCTGCGCGGTTTTGGTATGCGGGTCACAGCGATGGGACAGGACATGGTAGAGGACTTAGCCGCCGGGAGTAG
- a CDS encoding MotA/TolQ/ExbB proton channel family protein, translated as MLEIIKSGGWLMLPILLCSVAVIAICIERLWTLHPQRIVPPTLLSEVWGWLKNNPVQAEQLKALRDSSPLGRIFASGLSSSRYGREVMKDSIEETANQVVHELERYLGVLGTIAAVAPLIGLLGTVIGMIQVFTAIMLEGTGNAGVLAGGISQALITTAAGLTVAIPALMAHRYFQRRVDSIVVAMEQEAVKLVDVLHSDRNIKAVA; from the coding sequence GTGTTAGAAATCATAAAATCCGGTGGCTGGCTGATGCTGCCGATCCTGCTCTGTTCCGTTGCTGTGATTGCGATCTGTATTGAACGCTTGTGGACATTGCACCCTCAGCGCATAGTGCCGCCAACCCTGTTGAGTGAAGTTTGGGGGTGGCTGAAAAACAATCCGGTACAGGCGGAGCAACTCAAAGCGTTGCGGGACTCCAGCCCCCTGGGGCGCATTTTTGCCTCCGGCCTGTCCAGTTCCCGCTATGGTCGCGAGGTGATGAAAGACAGTATTGAGGAGACTGCGAATCAAGTGGTACATGAACTCGAGCGCTATTTGGGTGTGTTGGGCACGATTGCAGCAGTTGCGCCATTGATCGGCCTGCTCGGCACCGTGATTGGCATGATCCAGGTTTTTACCGCCATTATGCTGGAGGGAACCGGTAATGCCGGGGTACTGGCCGGAGGTATCAGCCAGGCCTTGATCACCACCGCTGCAGGCCTGACCGTGGCTATTCCCGCGCTGATGGCGCACAGATATTTCCAGCGCCGGGTGGATTCCATTGTGGTTGCGATGGAACAGGAGGCCGTAAAGCTGGTGGATGTTTTGCACAGTGACCGCAACATCAAAGCTGTAGCCTGA
- a CDS encoding ExbD/TolR family protein, which yields MHFRRQAKESDGVNLTPLIDVVFLLLIFFMVSTTFTKESHLKLNLPEAAGPQAAEEPRAVEILISADGTYAVEGQALINKKLTTLKSALSEVSAGEYNRPLVITADATAHHQAVVRALDAAGQLGFVNLSITTRQPEQN from the coding sequence ATGCACTTTCGCCGCCAAGCCAAAGAGTCTGATGGAGTGAACCTCACGCCGCTGATTGACGTGGTTTTTCTCCTATTGATTTTCTTTATGGTGTCTACCACTTTTACCAAAGAGAGCCACCTCAAGCTGAATCTGCCGGAAGCCGCTGGACCCCAGGCGGCAGAGGAACCCCGTGCTGTGGAAATTTTGATCAGCGCAGACGGTACTTACGCCGTGGAGGGCCAGGCGTTGATCAACAAAAAGCTGACCACCTTGAAATCCGCACTGTCAGAAGTTTCCGCAGGCGAGTACAATCGCCCGCTTGTGATCACCGCTGACGCCACTGCCCACCATCAGGCCGTGGTTCGGGCACTGGATGCCGCTGGACAGTTGGGCTTTGTCAACCTAAGCATTACTACACGGCAACCGGAACAAAACTAG
- the msbA gene encoding lipid A export permease/ATP-binding protein MsbA produces the protein MKRVTPLPSKPQHGAQTYRRLLIYARPHIAIFGVAVLGFLLFSVMGVSLIAVTELLLDAVGAGISEKRGFLSKFVASHYPGGVMPQETARWLVPLAMLLIIVLRALGNFIGSYGLAYVARAVIHQLRTELFEKIGQLPSAYFDRYTGAYLISKVSYNVEQVTNAITKAIKVLFRESFTTLGLLIYLLLVNWKLTLTFFLFAPLIAFIVRVVGKRFRKLSHRIQNSMGDVTHVTQEAINGYQVVRMYGGQAYERSRFLSASDNNRRQFMKLVVTNTASVSVIQILVGLSTATIVWLALAPGMVESMTAGVFAAYIGAAASLAKPVRSLSEVFADIQKGIAAAESIFEVMDAPKEPQGGNQRLSRPVRGAVSFDALEFSYDEAAPKVLERISFSVGAGETVALVGASGSGKSTLVSLLARFYEPSGGRILVDGTDISTVPVTELRRHISMVSQNIVLFNDTVYRNIAYGELENAPRKNVLRAIEQAHAAQFIEALPQGLETALGDNAQTLSGGQRQRLSIARALLKDAPILILDEATSALDNESESHIQAALKEVMKNRTTFVIAHRLSTIENADRILVMERGRIVESGDHSELLARGGHYAVLLQRQTMG, from the coding sequence ATGAAGAGAGTAACCCCGCTCCCCAGCAAACCCCAACACGGGGCGCAAACCTATCGCCGACTACTCATTTACGCCCGGCCGCATATCGCCATTTTTGGTGTTGCAGTCCTGGGGTTTTTGCTGTTTTCTGTGATGGGCGTCAGCCTGATTGCCGTTACCGAGCTGCTGCTCGATGCCGTGGGGGCAGGTATTTCGGAAAAGCGCGGCTTTCTCTCCAAATTTGTGGCTTCCCACTATCCCGGTGGCGTGATGCCCCAGGAAACCGCGCGCTGGCTGGTACCTCTGGCGATGCTGTTGATTATTGTGTTGCGGGCGCTGGGCAACTTTATTGGCAGCTACGGCCTTGCCTACGTGGCACGCGCGGTGATTCATCAGCTTCGCACCGAATTGTTCGAAAAGATCGGTCAGCTCCCCAGTGCCTATTTTGACCGTTATACCGGCGCCTACCTGATTTCCAAAGTTTCCTATAACGTTGAGCAGGTAACCAATGCCATCACCAAGGCGATCAAGGTGCTTTTCCGTGAATCCTTTACCACGCTCGGCTTGTTGATATACCTGCTGTTAGTGAACTGGAAACTCACTTTGACCTTTTTTCTGTTTGCGCCGCTGATCGCTTTTATTGTGCGGGTAGTTGGCAAGCGATTTCGAAAATTGAGTCATCGCATTCAGAACTCCATGGGAGATGTTACCCATGTCACCCAGGAAGCTATCAATGGCTACCAGGTTGTGCGCATGTACGGTGGTCAGGCCTATGAGCGTTCCCGCTTTCTGTCTGCCAGTGACAATAATCGCAGACAATTTATGAAATTGGTGGTGACTAATACTGCCAGTGTGTCGGTTATCCAGATTTTGGTAGGGCTCTCGACGGCCACTATTGTATGGCTGGCCTTGGCACCGGGAATGGTGGAGTCCATGACTGCCGGGGTTTTTGCCGCCTATATCGGTGCTGCGGCCTCCCTGGCAAAACCGGTGCGCAGTCTCTCTGAGGTGTTTGCGGATATTCAAAAAGGCATTGCTGCGGCAGAGAGCATCTTCGAGGTAATGGATGCGCCTAAGGAACCCCAGGGGGGTAACCAGAGATTATCCAGACCGGTGCGTGGGGCGGTCAGTTTTGATGCACTGGAGTTCAGCTATGACGAGGCCGCACCGAAAGTACTTGAAAGGATCAGCTTTTCTGTGGGAGCGGGGGAAACTGTGGCTCTGGTCGGGGCCTCGGGTTCCGGCAAAAGCACCCTGGTAAGCCTGCTGGCCCGTTTTTATGAACCCAGTGGCGGGCGTATTCTGGTGGATGGCACAGATATCTCCACTGTACCTGTCACCGAATTGCGTCGTCATATCAGCATGGTATCGCAGAATATTGTTCTGTTTAACGATACCGTTTACCGCAATATCGCCTATGGCGAACTGGAAAATGCTCCTCGTAAAAATGTACTGCGCGCCATAGAGCAGGCGCATGCGGCTCAGTTTATTGAAGCATTGCCTCAGGGGCTGGAGACCGCTCTGGGTGACAATGCGCAGACACTCTCCGGCGGCCAGCGCCAGCGCCTGTCAATTGCAAGAGCTCTGCTCAAGGATGCCCCCATTCTTATTCTGGATGAGGCGACTTCAGCATTGGATAATGAATCCGAAAGCCATATTCAGGCCGCCCTGAAGGAGGTGATGAAAAACCGCACGACGTTTGTCATTGCCCATCGCCTGAGTACGATTGAAAATGCAGACCGTATCCTGGTGATGGAGAGGGGCCGTATAGTGGAGAGCGGCGATCACTCGGAGTTGCTCGCACGCGGTGGGCATTATGCCGTATTGTTGCAACGGCAGACGATGGGGTAG